Proteins from one Vespula vulgaris chromosome 23, iyVesVulg1.1, whole genome shotgun sequence genomic window:
- the LOC127071756 gene encoding endothelial differentiation-related factor 1 homolog, which yields MSDWDTTPITLRKRAPKASTLKSEQAVNAARRQGFAIETQAKWGGGANKQHVTTKNTAKLDRETEELKHDKIPLDLGKLIQQGRQSKGLSQKDLATKVNEKAQVINDYEAGRGIPNQMVIGKIERVLGIKLRGKDRGKPLIAPGTKK from the exons atgtCTGACTGGGATACTACGCCTATTACTTTGCGAAAACGTGCACCTAAAGCTTCTACATTAAAATCAGAACAG gcAGTAAATGCAGCACGGCGTCAGGGTTTTGCTATTGAAACACAGGCAAAAT GGGGTGGTGGTGCAAATAAACAACATGTTACCACAAAGAACACGGCTAAATTAGATCGTGAAACTGAGGAACTAAAACACGATAAAATTCCTCTTGATTTGGGAAAGCTTATACAGCAAGGTCGACAAAGTAAAGGATTATCGCAGAAAGATCTTGCTACG AAAGTGAATGAAAAGGCACAAGtaataaatgattatgaaGCAGGCCGTGGAATCCCCAACCAAATGGTTATTGGAAAAATTGAGCGAGTACTTGGCATAAAATTGCGTGGAAAGGATCGTGGGAAACCGTTAATAGCCCCCGGGACGAAGAAGTGA